From Arcticibacter tournemirensis, one genomic window encodes:
- a CDS encoding fructosamine kinase family protein yields the protein MFISEQLLYTINQTLKQSQRLSGPLSVAGVIHGGSINRCFRLKSGKESFFLKVNSQRDYPEMFMKEAMALKLLDSTHSILVPQVISYGAAGDEQFLLLQWINTGANTSRAQERLGEGLAALHHHSASGFGLDYTNYMGSLIQSNRPHAEWVDFFVEERLKPQVKIAADKWLIDQDTINKFNLLFCRMKEFLPEVKPALVHGDLWSGNYMIGEGETPVLIDPAIAYANRECDIAMSKLFGGFDEIFYESYNHHFPLEKNWNERTDLWNLYPLLIHLNLFGRSYLGAIKAALKRYL from the coding sequence ATGTTTATTAGCGAACAATTATTATATACTATTAATCAGACGCTTAAGCAAAGCCAGCGGCTTAGCGGACCATTATCTGTGGCCGGTGTAATACATGGAGGAAGTATAAACCGGTGTTTCCGGCTGAAATCCGGCAAGGAGAGCTTTTTTCTGAAAGTCAATAGTCAGAGGGACTATCCGGAGATGTTTATGAAAGAAGCGATGGCGCTTAAACTGCTGGATAGCACGCATTCTATTTTAGTTCCCCAGGTAATTTCCTATGGAGCTGCCGGCGACGAGCAGTTTCTTTTATTGCAGTGGATAAATACCGGTGCAAATACTTCGCGTGCCCAGGAGAGGCTGGGCGAGGGCCTGGCCGCCTTGCATCATCATTCAGCTTCTGGTTTTGGCTTAGACTATACTAATTACATGGGCTCGTTGATCCAATCAAACCGGCCCCATGCCGAATGGGTTGATTTTTTCGTTGAAGAACGACTTAAACCTCAGGTAAAGATAGCAGCTGACAAATGGCTTATAGATCAGGATACTATAAATAAGTTCAATCTCCTTTTTTGCAGAATGAAGGAGTTTCTTCCCGAAGTAAAACCCGCTCTAGTCCATGGAGATCTCTGGTCGGGCAATTACATGATCGGAGAAGGAGAGACCCCAGTCTTAATCGATCCGGCCATTGCTTACGCAAACCGGGAATGCGATATTGCTATGAGTAAATTATTCGGCGGTTTTGACGAGATTTTCTACGAATCATATAATCATCATTTTCCTCTTGAAAAGAACTGGAATGAGAGGACAGACCTCTGGAATCTGTATCCTTTGCTAATTCATTTAAATCTTTTTGGCCGGTCATACCTTGGCGCTAT
- the lepA gene encoding translation elongation factor 4, with translation MKHIRNFCIIAHIDHGKSTLADRLLEYTNTISQREAQAQLLDDMDLERERGITIKSHAIQMKYKLDGQDYVLNLIDTPGHVDFSYEVSRSIAACEGALLIVDASQGIQAQTISNLYLALEHDLEIIPILNKMDLPGAMPEEVKDQIIELIGCKREEIIPASGKTGQGVHDILEAIVARVPAPKGDPNGELQALIFDSVFNSFRGIIAYFKVINGEIRKNDKVKFIATGKEYIADEVGTLKLTQEPKDVIKTGDVGYIISGIKEAREVKVGDTITHVDKPALEAIQGFEEVKPMVFAGIYPVDTDEYEELRESMHKLQLNDASIVFEPESSAALGFGFRCGFLGMLHMEIIQERLEREFDMTVITTVPNVSYRAYTTKGDLIIVNNPSDLPDPSKMDYVEEPYIKASIITKSEFVGPVMSLCIQKRGIIINQSYLTSDRVELIFEMPMGEIVFDFYDRLKTISKGYASFDYHQIGYRQSDLVRLDIKLNGEAVDALSSLIHRTNSYDFGKKICEKLRELLPRQQFEIIIQASIGAKVIARESVRALRKDVTAKCYGGDISRKRKLLEKQKKGKKRMRQVGNVEIPQSAFMAVLKLD, from the coding sequence ATGAAACATATCCGGAATTTTTGCATCATTGCCCACATCGATCACGGGAAGAGTACGCTGGCTGATCGATTGCTCGAATATACAAATACCATCAGTCAACGCGAAGCGCAGGCTCAGCTGCTTGACGACATGGATCTTGAGCGCGAGCGCGGCATCACCATAAAAAGTCACGCTATCCAGATGAAATATAAACTGGATGGCCAGGATTATGTTTTGAATCTGATTGATACACCGGGACATGTCGATTTCTCCTATGAGGTTTCCCGTTCTATAGCAGCCTGCGAAGGCGCGCTATTGATAGTTGATGCTTCGCAGGGAATCCAGGCCCAGACGATATCGAATTTGTATCTGGCCCTGGAGCACGATCTGGAAATCATTCCTATTTTAAACAAGATGGATCTTCCGGGTGCGATGCCCGAAGAGGTAAAAGATCAGATCATTGAGCTGATTGGCTGCAAACGAGAGGAGATTATTCCTGCTTCGGGTAAAACCGGACAAGGCGTTCATGATATTCTGGAAGCGATAGTTGCCAGGGTGCCCGCTCCAAAAGGCGACCCCAATGGAGAGTTGCAAGCCCTGATCTTCGATTCTGTTTTTAATTCTTTCAGGGGTATTATCGCTTATTTTAAAGTTATCAACGGCGAGATCCGCAAAAACGACAAAGTTAAATTCATTGCCACAGGTAAAGAATATATAGCGGATGAGGTTGGTACCCTCAAATTAACCCAGGAACCTAAAGATGTAATTAAGACAGGCGACGTAGGTTATATTATCTCAGGTATTAAAGAAGCACGTGAGGTGAAGGTAGGCGACACGATCACTCACGTCGATAAACCAGCTCTTGAAGCAATACAGGGATTTGAAGAAGTAAAACCGATGGTATTTGCGGGCATTTATCCAGTCGATACGGACGAATATGAGGAACTCCGTGAAAGTATGCATAAACTGCAGCTTAACGATGCGTCCATCGTTTTCGAACCAGAGTCATCAGCAGCTTTAGGATTCGGTTTCCGTTGCGGGTTCCTCGGAATGCTACACATGGAGATCATCCAGGAACGACTGGAGCGCGAGTTTGACATGACGGTGATCACCACCGTACCAAACGTTTCCTACCGTGCTTATACCACTAAAGGTGACCTGATTATCGTAAACAACCCCTCAGATCTTCCCGATCCAAGCAAAATGGATTACGTGGAAGAACCTTATATCAAGGCGAGCATTATTACAAAATCGGAATTTGTTGGTCCCGTAATGTCTCTATGTATCCAAAAACGCGGAATAATTATCAACCAGTCCTATCTTACATCAGACCGGGTTGAGCTGATATTCGAAATGCCAATGGGCGAGATCGTTTTTGATTTCTATGACCGACTGAAGACTATCTCCAAGGGCTATGCTTCCTTCGATTATCATCAGATCGGCTACAGACAATCTGACCTGGTACGGTTAGACATAAAGCTTAATGGCGAGGCTGTAGATGCCCTGTCGTCGCTGATTCACAGAACAAATTCGTACGACTTTGGAAAGAAGATCTGCGAAAAGCTTCGTGAGCTCCTTCCCCGTCAGCAGTTTGAAATTATTATCCAGGCATCTATCGGAGCAAAGGTTATCGCAAGGGAAAGCGTAAGAGCCTTACGTAAGGACGTGACAGCTAAGTGTTATGGTGGCGATATCTCACGTAAAAGAAAGCTCCTTGAAAAGCAAAAGAAGGGAAAGAAACGCATGCGGCAGGTGGGTAACGTAGAAATACCACAGTCGGCGTTTATGGCTGTGTTGAAATTGGATTAG
- a CDS encoding bifunctional 5,10-methylenetetrahydrofolate dehydrogenase/5,10-methenyltetrahydrofolate cyclohydrolase, protein MQLLDGKFVSEKLKQEIAAEAAAILEATGRKPHLVAILVGHDGGSETYVASKMKNCEKVGFKSTLFRYEETVTEAELLNKIEEINKDEDVDGLIVQLPLPKHIDPEKVTEKIDHRKDVDGFHPVNLGRMMRNLPCFVPATPYGILMMLEEYKIDTAGKHCVVIGRSNIVGSPMSILMARNTYPGNCTVTLTHSKTRNLKEIVGSADIIVAAIGRKQFVTADMVKEGAIVIDVGMNREESAVTKSGYKLYGDVDFDNVAPKTSWITPVPGGVGLMTIVGLLKNTLASAKKTIYK, encoded by the coding sequence ATGCAATTACTAGACGGAAAATTCGTATCTGAAAAACTTAAACAGGAAATTGCGGCTGAAGCGGCAGCTATACTTGAAGCAACAGGCCGCAAGCCACATCTTGTAGCTATACTGGTTGGGCACGATGGCGGCAGCGAAACGTATGTTGCCAGTAAAATGAAGAACTGCGAAAAGGTTGGCTTTAAATCTACCCTTTTCAGGTACGAAGAAACAGTTACAGAAGCCGAGCTTCTCAACAAGATCGAAGAGATAAATAAGGATGAAGACGTAGATGGACTTATAGTTCAGCTTCCATTACCTAAGCATATTGACCCTGAAAAGGTTACAGAAAAAATAGATCACCGGAAAGATGTAGATGGATTCCATCCTGTGAACCTGGGCAGAATGATGAGAAATCTACCCTGCTTCGTTCCCGCTACTCCCTACGGCATTCTGATGATGCTTGAGGAATATAAGATAGATACGGCAGGCAAACATTGTGTCGTGATAGGAAGAAGTAATATTGTGGGAAGCCCGATGAGTATTCTGATGGCGAGGAATACTTATCCTGGTAATTGTACCGTAACATTAACTCATAGCAAAACCCGGAACCTGAAAGAGATCGTCGGCTCTGCTGATATCATCGTTGCAGCTATAGGCAGAAAGCAGTTTGTAACTGCCGATATGGTAAAAGAAGGGGCCATAGTGATTGATGTGGGCATGAACAGGGAGGAGTCGGCGGTTACAAAATCAGGATATAAGCTTTACGGCGATGTTGATTTCGATAATGTAGCACCAAAGACATCGTGGATCACGCCAGTACCGGGAGGTGTTGGATTAATGACCATCGTTGGATTGCTCAAGAACACGCTTGCATCAGCTAAAAAGACCATTTATAAATAA
- a CDS encoding DUF6364 family protein, whose translation MDSKVTLSFSTEVISKAKQYAADNNISLSRLIEFLLTKVTSEQYRSLEDYPIADWVHQLAEGEAEYQTKRSRKDQKKEFFESKK comes from the coding sequence ATGGACAGTAAAGTTACCCTTAGTTTCAGCACCGAGGTAATTAGTAAGGCAAAGCAGTATGCTGCAGACAACAACATCAGCCTTTCGCGGTTAATTGAGTTCTTGTTAACTAAAGTTACCTCAGAGCAATATCGCTCGCTTGAAGATTATCCAATCGCCGATTGGGTACATCAGCTCGCTGAAGGCGAAGCAGAATACCAAACAAAAAGAAGCCGGAAAGACCAGAAAAAAGAGTTCTTTGAATCAAAGAAATGA
- a CDS encoding type II toxin-antitoxin system VapC family toxin, with translation MKIFLDANILVSVLNKEYPLFPFTSRILSLSDNSRYQLYTSPVCLAIAFYFAEKKHRTTIAKQKMDLLCQYIRIAPATEQAVSKTLNNQAIHDFEDGIEYYSAIESGCQCIITENTGDFYFSELEVADSREFCSRYLVKR, from the coding sequence ATGAAAATATTCCTAGATGCGAATATCCTTGTTTCTGTACTAAATAAGGAATACCCTCTTTTCCCCTTTACCTCACGTATCCTAAGTCTGTCGGACAATAGTAGGTATCAGCTGTATACCTCACCTGTATGCCTTGCTATCGCTTTCTACTTCGCGGAAAAGAAGCATCGTACAACAATAGCAAAACAGAAGATGGATCTGCTGTGCCAGTATATTCGAATCGCTCCTGCTACAGAACAGGCAGTGTCAAAGACATTGAACAATCAGGCAATTCATGATTTTGAAGATGGAATCGAATACTATTCGGCAATAGAGAGCGGATGCCAATGTATCATAACAGAGAATACAGGCGATTTTTATTTTTCGGAACTAGAAGTCGCAGACAGCAGGGAATTTTGCAGCCGGTATCTCGTTAAACGTTAG
- a CDS encoding 7-carboxy-7-deazaguanine synthase QueE, whose translation MTKVPEDGSLLPLMEEFYTIQGEGYHSGKAAYFIRLGGCDVGCHWCDVKESWDAELHPLTPADQIIENAAKYPGKAVVITGGEPLIYNLDYLTAGLHDRGIKTFIETSGAYPLSGEWDWICLSPKKFKAPLPEIAPKAGELKIIVFNKSDLAWAEKYAGMVSPSCKLYLQPEWSKAGEVTSLIIDYVKENPKWEISLQTHKYLNIP comes from the coding sequence ATGACAAAAGTACCAGAAGACGGATCTTTATTGCCCTTAATGGAGGAGTTTTACACCATCCAGGGAGAGGGTTATCACAGCGGGAAAGCCGCCTATTTTATCCGCCTGGGCGGATGTGATGTTGGCTGCCACTGGTGTGACGTGAAGGAAAGCTGGGATGCTGAATTACATCCTCTTACACCAGCCGATCAAATTATAGAAAATGCAGCAAAGTACCCGGGAAAAGCAGTGGTAATCACGGGCGGCGAACCCTTGATCTATAATCTTGACTATCTTACCGCCGGGCTGCACGATAGGGGCATAAAAACGTTTATCGAAACTTCAGGCGCCTATCCTCTTTCGGGTGAGTGGGACTGGATATGCCTGTCGCCTAAAAAGTTTAAAGCGCCGCTTCCTGAGATAGCTCCAAAAGCAGGAGAACTAAAGATTATCGTCTTCAATAAAAGCGATCTGGCCTGGGCCGAAAAGTATGCCGGAATGGTATCACCCTCCTGTAAACTGTACCTGCAGCCGGAATGGTCGAAGGCTGGAGAAGTAACGTCATTGATTATAGACTACGTTAAAGAAAATCCTAAGTGGGAAATTTCCTTACAAACCCATAAGTATCTGAACATTCCTTAA
- a CDS encoding OmpA family protein, whose amino-acid sequence MRVLFICMLICSPILLFSQQGGRTTDKQAQKYYEQANRHLSAADYSKAIEELTNAVKADPRFPAALQQLGDIYRKLKNYKEAITFYRKVIAIDPNFHSLTYFGIAESELNSGDYSSALQHFTKYLSFPGLSDNSRKLTARYIADCHFSIEAIKKPVEFKPVNLGPAVNTTSQEYLPVVTADEERIIFTRRVNNNEDFFQSIKTNSSWAPATYLSSAINTANFNEGAQCISPDGVYLFFTGCNRPEGLGRCDIYVCKREGNDWSEPFNIGAPVNTAGWESQPSLSANGRTLYFVSNRPGGLGGYDIWSTELLEGGKWANPVNLGPSINTPYDEHSPFIHPDNSTLYFSSNGWPGLGNRDLYFSRKNSDGQWQKPHNLGFPINTAGEESGLTVSADGRTAFFASNMKGGYGGMDIYSFELPPDDRPQPVTYVKGKVVDSETTESLNAEIKITELKSSAVIFQEESDQVNGEFLATMPEGKIFGLTVYKDGYLFHSENFTLDKAASASKPFSLLIALQKIRTNGIVVLKNIFFETNKAELLPESLIELSQLLSFLRSHPNTVIEITGHTDNTGNDAANQTLSESRARSVYNYLVSHGIAPLRLSYKGSGKTRPIADNSTEEGRRINRRTEFRIVKY is encoded by the coding sequence ATGAGAGTACTGTTCATTTGTATGTTAATTTGTTCACCAATCCTGCTCTTCTCACAGCAGGGAGGCCGGACAACGGATAAGCAGGCTCAGAAATATTATGAACAGGCCAACCGGCATCTTTCTGCAGCCGACTATTCAAAAGCGATTGAAGAACTCACGAATGCGGTAAAAGCGGATCCGAGGTTTCCCGCAGCATTGCAGCAACTTGGAGATATTTATCGAAAACTTAAGAATTATAAAGAAGCAATCACTTTTTACCGGAAAGTAATTGCCATAGATCCCAACTTTCATTCGCTTACGTATTTCGGCATTGCAGAAAGTGAACTAAACTCGGGCGATTATTCTTCCGCATTACAACACTTCACAAAATACCTTTCATTTCCGGGGCTCTCTGATAACAGCAGAAAATTAACGGCCAGATATATAGCCGATTGTCATTTCAGTATTGAAGCTATAAAGAAGCCGGTAGAGTTTAAGCCCGTCAACCTCGGACCAGCGGTGAACACCACTTCTCAGGAGTACCTTCCGGTAGTTACGGCTGATGAAGAACGAATTATATTTACCAGAAGGGTCAATAATAACGAAGATTTTTTTCAAAGTATTAAGACCAATTCGAGCTGGGCGCCTGCCACCTATCTGAGCAGCGCCATTAATACAGCGAACTTTAATGAAGGAGCCCAGTGTATCTCTCCCGATGGTGTATATCTCTTCTTTACCGGCTGCAACCGTCCCGAGGGGCTTGGTAGGTGCGATATCTATGTATGCAAGCGCGAAGGGAATGACTGGAGTGAGCCATTTAATATCGGCGCCCCGGTAAATACGGCGGGCTGGGAGTCACAGCCTTCTCTTAGTGCAAACGGCCGTACCTTATATTTTGTAAGCAACCGGCCGGGAGGATTAGGAGGATACGATATCTGGAGTACAGAGCTCCTTGAAGGCGGAAAATGGGCGAACCCAGTGAATTTGGGACCGTCGATCAACACGCCATACGACGAGCATTCCCCTTTCATTCATCCGGATAACAGTACACTCTACTTTTCATCAAACGGCTGGCCCGGACTAGGGAACAGGGATTTATATTTCAGCCGCAAGAACTCTGATGGGCAATGGCAAAAGCCACATAACCTCGGCTTTCCCATTAACACCGCAGGTGAGGAAAGCGGTTTAACTGTGAGTGCCGACGGGCGCACTGCATTTTTTGCCTCCAACATGAAAGGCGGATACGGCGGAATGGACATTTATTCGTTCGAGCTTCCACCAGACGACAGGCCACAACCTGTTACTTACGTCAAAGGGAAAGTGGTTGATTCTGAGACTACAGAATCGTTAAATGCAGAGATAAAGATCACGGAACTAAAAAGCAGCGCAGTGATATTCCAGGAAGAAAGCGATCAGGTAAACGGAGAGTTTCTGGCCACTATGCCGGAGGGCAAGATATTTGGACTTACTGTGTATAAGGATGGATATCTTTTTCATTCAGAGAATTTTACTCTAGACAAAGCTGCTTCTGCGAGTAAGCCTTTCAGTCTTTTGATCGCGTTACAAAAGATTCGAACGAACGGTATTGTAGTGTTAAAAAACATTTTCTTTGAAACAAATAAAGCTGAATTATTGCCAGAATCTCTGATTGAATTATCACAGTTACTGAGTTTCCTTCGTTCACATCCCAACACGGTCATTGAAATCACCGGCCATACCGATAATACCGGCAACGATGCGGCTAACCAGACACTTTCTGAAAGCCGGGCAAGGAGCGTATATAACTACCTTGTTAGCCACGGTATAGCCCCGTTAAGATTAAGTTACAAAGGCAGTGGAAAAACGCGGCCTATCGCTGATAACTCCACAGAAGAAGGTCGCCGGATTAACAGGCGAACAGAGTTCAGGATCGTAAAGTATTAG
- a CDS encoding sterol desaturase family protein, whose protein sequence is MHFERIDNKGRARLFKNDFLESLTKTRPWVIYSIYIPLSAWFLYYSHDTLGYSIGFITGLFFVALFSWTLFEYFAHRYLFHYEATSKWGQRIVYIFHGNHHEYPRDRMRLFMPPLPSIILTSVVFAVIYALSLLFTGTGNYTFIYFPGFITGYLAYVSMHYAIHAYAPPKALKGIWRNHHLHHYKYPEKGFGVSSMLWDVIFRSLPGDDDQKRPGEMGSEEGKLLSSSMKSGYRPRRFSRTTNTLRS, encoded by the coding sequence ATGCATTTTGAACGAATTGACAATAAAGGTCGTGCAAGGCTATTTAAGAACGATTTTTTGGAAAGTCTTACCAAGACGCGTCCATGGGTAATTTACAGTATCTATATACCGCTCTCAGCATGGTTCCTATATTATAGTCATGATACTCTTGGTTACTCGATCGGCTTTATCACTGGCTTGTTTTTTGTCGCTTTGTTCAGTTGGACCCTTTTCGAATATTTTGCTCATCGCTATTTATTTCACTATGAAGCCACCAGTAAATGGGGACAGCGGATTGTGTATATATTCCACGGTAACCACCACGAATATCCCCGTGACAGGATGCGCTTGTTTATGCCTCCTTTACCCAGCATTATTCTTACTTCGGTAGTATTTGCCGTTATTTATGCACTTTCGTTGCTGTTTACCGGCACCGGAAATTACACTTTTATCTATTTCCCGGGGTTTATTACCGGTTATTTAGCGTATGTTTCGATGCACTATGCTATTCATGCCTATGCTCCTCCAAAAGCACTAAAAGGGATTTGGCGAAATCATCATCTGCATCATTACAAGTATCCCGAGAAAGGATTCGGAGTGAGTTCAATGCTTTGGGACGTTATTTTTCGCTCTTTGCCTGGCGATGATGACCAGAAAAGGCCCGGGGAAATGGGTAGTGAAGAGGGAAAACTGCTGTCGTCGTCTATGAAGAGTGGATACAGGCCCCGGCGCTTCAGCAGGACTACTAATACTTTACGATCCTGA
- the ltrA gene encoding group II intron reverse transcriptase/maturase yields MIEKNLTDTNTRVDELLEQLLDRQNLNAAYVQVVGNRGAGGIDKMGVESLGDYLREHKEKLLTSIKQGSYYPSAVRRVEIPKDNGSKRMLGIPTVVDRLIQQGISQILTPIYEPEFSDHSYGFRPGRNAHQALIKCKEYIQQGYNYSVDMDLEKFFDTVNHSKLIELLSRTIKDGRLISLIHRYLRAGVEINGRTIVTTEGVPQGGPLSPLLSNIMLDELDKELESRGHKFVRYADDLMILCRSKRSASRVMESITKFVEGKLMLKVNKEKSVVRHVSTIKFLGYSFYNYRGESRLRIHPKSLGKMKARIKGLTGRSRGWSDEQRILYLREYLTGWMHYFKLADMGTKLGQLDMWYRRRLRMVKWKQWKHSKSKIRNLVQLGVSKYKAYEWAHTRKSYWHTAKSWILTTTLSNYYLKQLGYPSLLAEYKRVCVTT; encoded by the coding sequence ATGATTGAAAAGAACCTCACAGACACAAACACACGAGTAGATGAACTGTTAGAACAACTTCTTGACCGTCAGAACCTAAATGCTGCCTATGTACAAGTGGTCGGTAATCGTGGTGCTGGAGGTATCGATAAGATGGGCGTCGAATCCCTTGGGGATTATCTTAGAGAGCATAAGGAGAAACTTTTAACATCCATCAAGCAAGGGAGTTACTATCCTTCTGCAGTAAGACGTGTTGAAATTCCTAAAGACAATGGGTCAAAGCGAATGCTGGGCATCCCAACAGTAGTTGATCGGCTCATCCAGCAGGGCATTAGTCAAATCCTGACACCAATCTACGAACCTGAATTCAGTGACCACAGCTATGGTTTTCGTCCGGGTCGCAACGCGCATCAAGCGCTTATCAAATGCAAGGAATACATTCAACAGGGGTATAATTATTCCGTAGACATGGACTTAGAGAAGTTCTTCGATACGGTGAATCACAGTAAACTGATTGAATTATTATCACGCACGATCAAAGACGGAAGACTGATCTCACTTATCCATCGATACTTGAGAGCAGGTGTAGAAATAAACGGAAGGACTATAGTAACTACAGAAGGTGTACCTCAAGGAGGCCCACTAAGCCCACTTTTGAGCAATATTATGCTTGATGAACTGGACAAAGAACTGGAATCTCGAGGACACAAATTTGTACGTTACGCTGATGACCTTATGATACTTTGTCGTAGTAAACGGAGTGCCTCACGGGTTATGGAATCGATCACAAAATTTGTTGAAGGTAAGCTGATGCTTAAAGTCAATAAAGAGAAAAGCGTCGTTCGTCATGTATCCACGATTAAATTTCTAGGCTATAGTTTCTACAATTACAGAGGGGAGTCGCGCTTACGTATTCACCCTAAAAGTCTAGGGAAGATGAAAGCTAGGATTAAAGGACTAACGGGCCGCAGTCGAGGTTGGAGCGATGAACAGCGAATTCTCTACTTGAGGGAATACCTCACAGGCTGGATGCACTACTTTAAACTAGCGGACATGGGGACGAAACTGGGGCAACTGGATATGTGGTACCGTCGTAGGCTACGTATGGTCAAATGGAAACAATGGAAACATAGCAAGTCTAAAATTAGGAACTTAGTACAACTAGGCGTAAGTAAGTACAAGGCGTACGAATGGGCACATACAAGGAAAAGTTACTGGCACACAGCAAAAAGCTGGATACTGACAACAACCCTTTCCAACTACTATCTTAAACAACTGGGATACCCATCTTTACTGGCAGAATACAAGCGAGTTTGTGTTACAACTTAG